The following DNA comes from bacterium.
ACAGTAGCAAAAGAGATTGCAGAAAAGGAAAAAATTCCTTTTATTATTGTTGACGGCCCTCCGGGAATCGGGTGTCCGGTAATTTCGGCTTTTTCAGGAGCTACCCACATTCTTATTGTAACGGAAGCTTCAGAATCCGGATTCCATGACCTGAGGCGGCTTGTCGAATTAGTAGAGTATTTCAAAGTTACAGCTTCATGTATTATCAACAAATGTGATTTAAATGAGGATGTCAGCAGACAAATTGAAAACTTTTGCACCAGTCATAATATCTATGTTATTAATAAGATAGAATATAATGCAGTATTTTACGAAACCCTGCAGCAGGGGAAAACACTTATTGAATCTGATAGTGCAATGATAAAAGATAAAATTACAACCATCTGGAATTATTTACAAAACCTGGAGTAAAAAATATGAAAATTGCAATAACAGCAACAGGCGGTAAATGGCAGGACTTTACTGATACACGATTCGGAAGATCAAAAGGGTTTTTCATTATTGACACCGAAACCGAAGAAACTTCGTACATTGACAATGCTGCGAATTTGGAAGC
Coding sequences within:
- a CDS encoding 4Fe-4S binding protein, translated to SGKTAVINYNKCTDCGVCQQKCRFDAIDFINGKYVIDEVACEGCSVCHYLCPEKAIDMRDNTAGKWFISDSRFGSRFVHAKLGIGQENSGKLVGKVKTVAKEIAEKEKIPFIIVDGPPGIGCPVISAFSGATHILIVTEASESGFHDLRRLVELVEYFKVTASCIINKCDLNEDVSRQIENFCTSHNIYVINKIEYNAVFYETLQQGKTLIESDSAMIKDKITTIWNYLQNLE